From Hydra vulgaris chromosome 15, alternate assembly HydraT2T_AEP, one genomic window encodes:
- the LOC136091760 gene encoding THAP domain-containing protein 1 B-like codes for MVNSCAAYGCSNRYIKGGTKSFHKFPLQNSELCKRWIVALKRENFLPSKHTCICSDHFLESDYNYCIPDKKNPSLDHHQKPILKCNAVPSVFIFSTNIQKTKRKLPSIRTSVNSLSKFDPLSKKTKFDVYPAIDKPSKEINLTHNDQPENTIEKNDHTSQSPTQSIRSLSPAKEKFKKK; via the coding sequence atggtAAATTCTTGTGCTGCATATGGATGTTctaatagatatataaaaggCGGCACGAAATCCTTTCATAAATTTCCTCTTCAAAATTCTGAATTATGTAAAAGATGGATTGTTGCTTTGAAACGTGAAAATTTTCTTCCATCCAAACACACCTGTATCTGCAGCGACCATTTTTTAGAATCAGACTACAATTATTGTATCCCAGACAAAAAAAATCCAAGTCTTGATCATCATCAAAAgcctattttaaaatgtaatgctGTGCCatcagtttttatattttctacaaatattcaAAAGACAAAAAGGAAACTCCCATCAATACGAACATCAGTAAATTCATTATCTAAATTTGATCCTTTAtcgaaaaaaacaaagtttgatgTTTACCCTGCAATAGACAAACCCagcaaagaaattaatttaacacATAATGATCAGCCAGAAAacactattgaaaaaaatgaccACACCAGTCAATCTCCAACACAATCTATAAGATCTTTATCAccagcaaaagaaaaatttaaaaaaaagtga